One part of the Chloroflexota bacterium genome encodes these proteins:
- the murI gene encoding glutamate racemase, producing MGRRRPGRSAGSPRPPLRPRRAVAPRVALPEIPSARGGLPRVGGSRPGGITVADTRPIGVFDSGVGGLSVLRALRAHLPNEHFIYIADQAHVPYGSRSLDEVRRFAEGITRFLLTREAKAVVVACNTASAAALHALREAFPETPFVGMEPAVKPAAETTQSGVVGVLATPATFQGALYASVVERFAHGTRLLEHTCDGLVQCIESGDLHGEAPRRILETALRPMLAEGMDTVVLGCTHYPFVIPLIQDIVGPSVRVIDPAPAIARQTRRVLEARHSRNALQAPGGVTYYTTGNPAEAAAVMARLSGKPVKVGALTWEGPTLQERPTP from the coding sequence ATGGGCCGACGACGGCCTGGTCGAAGTGCTGGAAGTCCCCGGCCACCCCTTCGGCCTCGCCGTGCAGTGGCACCCCGAGTGGCTCTACCAGAAATACCCTCAGCACGCGGTGGTCTTCCGCGCGTTGGTGGAAGCCGCCCAGGAGGCATAACGGTGGCCGATACGCGGCCGATTGGTGTGTTCGATTCCGGTGTGGGGGGGCTTTCGGTATTACGGGCCTTGCGCGCTCACTTACCCAACGAGCACTTCATCTACATCGCCGACCAGGCGCACGTGCCCTACGGCTCCCGTTCCCTCGACGAAGTGCGCCGCTTTGCCGAGGGCATCACCCGCTTCCTGCTCACCCGCGAAGCCAAAGCCGTGGTGGTGGCCTGCAACACGGCCTCCGCGGCAGCCCTGCACGCCCTGCGGGAAGCCTTCCCCGAAACGCCCTTCGTGGGCATGGAGCCGGCCGTCAAACCGGCTGCCGAAACCACCCAGAGCGGTGTGGTTGGGGTGCTGGCCACCCCGGCCACCTTCCAGGGGGCGCTCTATGCCTCGGTGGTGGAACGCTTTGCCCACGGCACTCGCCTGCTGGAACACACCTGCGACGGTCTGGTGCAGTGCATCGAAAGCGGTGACCTGCACGGCGAGGCCCCGCGGCGCATTCTGGAAACCGCCCTCCGCCCCATGCTCGCCGAAGGCATGGACACCGTGGTCCTGGGCTGCACCCACTACCCCTTCGTGATTCCCCTCATTCAGGATATTGTCGGGCCGAGCGTGCGAGTCATCGACCCCGCGCCGGCCATTGCCCGCCAAACGCGGCGCGTGCTGGAAGCCCGCCACAGCCGCAACGCGCTTCAGGCCCCAGGGGGCGTGACTTACTACACCACCGGCAACCCTGCCGAAGCCGCGGCCGTCATGGCCCGGCTTTCAGGGAAACCCGTGAAGGTGGGCGCACTCACGTGGGAAGGGCCTACCCTCCAGGAGCGCCCAACCCCTTAG
- a CDS encoding AMP-dependent synthetase → MTTDLEKFLAARDFLLKVTSYEEARAGFQWPHLTKFNWALDYFDGMAKGNDQLALIWADENGNERKVTFDEMYRRSNQVANFLRDLGLTKGDRVIIMMETSVELYELMLGIMKAGGAIIPAATSLPPNDIADRIQRGDVKFAVVHAPFVEKFNKAGSALEGLKARIVVGDEFSQQCDEEAEAEKCWIRFAESQKYPEAYHVPFITYSTDELFLFFTSGTTSKPKLVIHTHTSYPVGHLTTMYWVGVQPGDVHFNISAPGWAKYAWSSFFAPWNAGATIFTFRYTKFDARKVLAAIEKYQVNTLCAPLSVLKLFLLEDLSQYKFALHDFVSAGEPLNPEVVRKIEAAFGVKVREGYGQTETTALVGTFKGMERREGSMGKVAPGYNVALLDEQLNPVPTGQDGQISVEVYPIYPLGLMKGYDDPERNAQIFKAGWYFTGDTAYQDEDGYFYFVGRTDDVFKSLDYRISPFEVESELMVAEPVMEAAVVPTVDDRDRIVPKAFIVLKPDYKPSREAALDIFRFIRDNMAPYKRPRVIEFLEAFPKTVSMKVMRRELRAYDREMRKKGERGEYEFWEKEFKEELGLGQRR, encoded by the coding sequence ATGACGACCGATCTTGAAAAGTTCCTTGCTGCTCGTGACTTCCTGCTGAAAGTGACCAGTTATGAAGAGGCTCGCGCTGGCTTCCAGTGGCCCCACCTGACCAAGTTCAACTGGGCGCTGGATTATTTCGACGGCATGGCGAAGGGCAACGATCAACTGGCGCTCATTTGGGCCGATGAAAACGGCAACGAGCGTAAAGTCACTTTCGACGAGATGTATCGCCGTTCTAACCAGGTAGCCAACTTCCTGCGTGATTTGGGGCTCACCAAAGGCGACCGTGTCATCATTATGATGGAGACCTCGGTCGAACTGTATGAATTGATGTTGGGCATTATGAAAGCGGGTGGGGCGATCATCCCTGCCGCAACGTCGTTGCCGCCCAACGACATTGCCGACCGCATCCAGCGCGGTGATGTCAAGTTCGCCGTGGTGCACGCACCTTTTGTTGAGAAATTCAACAAGGCCGGGTCGGCTTTGGAGGGCCTCAAGGCACGCATCGTCGTTGGCGACGAGTTTTCCCAGCAATGCGATGAGGAAGCCGAAGCCGAGAAGTGCTGGATTCGCTTCGCCGAATCGCAGAAATACCCCGAAGCGTATCACGTGCCTTTTATCACTTACTCGACCGATGAACTGTTCCTCTTCTTCACCTCCGGCACCACTTCGAAGCCCAAACTGGTCATCCACACCCACACTTCCTACCCTGTGGGGCACTTGACCACCATGTATTGGGTGGGGGTGCAGCCTGGCGACGTCCACTTCAACATCAGCGCCCCCGGCTGGGCCAAGTATGCGTGGAGTTCGTTCTTCGCTCCCTGGAACGCTGGCGCCACGATTTTCACCTTCCGCTACACCAAGTTCGATGCCAGGAAGGTGTTGGCCGCCATCGAGAAATATCAGGTCAATACCCTCTGCGCGCCGCTGAGCGTGTTGAAGCTCTTCTTGCTGGAAGACTTGAGCCAGTACAAGTTTGCCCTTCACGACTTCGTCAGTGCCGGTGAACCCCTCAACCCCGAGGTCGTGCGCAAGATCGAAGCCGCTTTTGGGGTGAAGGTGCGCGAGGGTTACGGCCAGACCGAAACCACGGCGCTGGTAGGCACGTTCAAAGGCATGGAGCGCCGGGAAGGCTCGATGGGCAAGGTGGCCCCTGGCTACAATGTGGCCTTGCTGGATGAGCAGTTGAACCCTGTGCCGACCGGGCAGGACGGCCAGATTTCCGTCGAAGTGTACCCCATCTATCCCCTCGGGTTGATGAAAGGGTATGACGACCCCGAGCGCAATGCCCAGATTTTCAAGGCGGGCTGGTACTTCACCGGCGATACGGCCTATCAGGACGAAGATGGCTACTTCTACTTCGTCGGGCGCACGGACGATGTCTTCAAGAGCCTGGACTACCGCATCAGCCCCTTCGAGGTGGAAAGCGAACTGATGGTCGCCGAGCCGGTGATGGAAGCCGCGGTGGTGCCCACGGTGGACGACCGTGACCGCATTGTGCCCAAGGCGTTCATCGTGCTCAAGCCTGACTACAAGCCTTCGCGCGAGGCCGCGCTGGATATCTTCCGCTTCATCCGCGACAACATGGCGCCTTACAAGCGCCCACGGGTGATCGAATTCCTCGAGGCCTTCCCCAAGACCGTCAGCATGAAAGTGATGCGCCGCGAGTTGCGGGCCTACGACCGTGAGATGCGGAAGAAGGGCGAGCGCGGCGAATATGAATTTTGGGAAAAGGAATTCAAGGAAGAACTTGGGCTGGGGCAGCGGCGGTAG
- a CDS encoding response regulator transcription factor: MKRRRQRRREVVMDSRGSVLVVDDERTTRATLADILRLEGYTVVPVADGLAALEQLSQQEYDVMLLDLRMPGMGGLEVLARVRQAGWDVEVVLLTAHSSVESAIGALRHGAADYLIKPAHPDEIRAAVSKALERRRQRLKQRHLLEELMRTMHGEEAGRVKSGEHQPADRISLAADAWVDFKRRQLHVGGEEVPLSPTEARLLKILLAREGEVIPHQELVRLVQGYEVEAAEASEMLRPLVSRLRSKLGHIPGGRGWLVNVRGVGYLLERSQ, translated from the coding sequence ATGAAAAGGCGTCGCCAGAGACGGAGGGAGGTCGTGATGGACAGTCGGGGTAGTGTATTGGTGGTAGATGATGAGCGCACGACGCGCGCGACACTGGCCGATATTCTGCGGTTGGAAGGCTATACCGTGGTGCCGGTGGCCGATGGCCTGGCGGCATTGGAGCAACTAAGCCAGCAGGAATACGACGTCATGCTGCTCGATTTGAGAATGCCGGGCATGGGCGGCTTGGAGGTGTTGGCGCGCGTCAGGCAAGCAGGGTGGGATGTGGAGGTGGTTTTACTGACGGCGCACAGTTCGGTCGAGTCGGCGATTGGCGCGTTGCGGCATGGTGCGGCAGATTACCTTATCAAACCTGCACACCCTGACGAAATTCGGGCAGCGGTCAGCAAGGCGTTGGAGCGCCGCCGTCAGCGTTTGAAACAACGGCATTTGTTGGAAGAACTGATGCGCACGATGCACGGCGAAGAGGCTGGCCGTGTGAAGTCGGGTGAACATCAACCGGCTGACCGTATCTCTTTGGCCGCCGATGCATGGGTGGACTTTAAACGGCGTCAGTTGCACGTCGGGGGAGAAGAAGTGCCTCTTTCGCCCACGGAAGCCCGCTTGTTGAAGATTTTGCTCGCGCGCGAAGGGGAGGTCATTCCCCATCAGGAACTCGTGCGGCTGGTCCAGGGTTACGAGGTGGAAGCCGCCGAAGCCTCAGAGATGTTGCGCCCCCTGGTCAGTCGGCTGCGTTCCAAGTTAGGGCATATTCCGGGTGGCAGAGGGTGGTTGGTCAACGTGCGCGGGGTGGGCTATTTGTTGGAACGCTCGCAATAG
- a CDS encoding response regulator: MAGRPPRRVVVVDPDEGVLRLCQRVLERAGFEVAVFDQAYDALDYLEQRMADVLIADSDTPAMSGFALMEQARLLQPNLAVVIMSRYDTIENAVMALNQGANGLLLKPFERMALVESVWRAVAHRQRQEETARMAALRPLFDVAEALISERRLKPLQALVVEKVQEVLPSSAVGLYLWTRDSDEGCVLASIGKVLPANAPLWKNVPPHRHPVRLDIQSSEGEERALLEAYGWSSVLLAVVPREERRYALLVAREQMPFFHDEVDATALGILARLAATALESARLYEDLHHSLEELRRSQQALAQAEKMAAVGRLTGSLAHEVNNPIQAVRNSLYLATHPEIEEDRRQQYLHLATEEIERLSALVHRMLNFYRPGKVERQAVSLAGLAKRVVGLLAAQLEKHHIEVTLDVPATLPPVYGVEDQLQQVVLNLVLNAMEAMPEGGRLFVLGWAMGEKVVLAVEDTGPGIASEVRDRLFEPLVSTKESGTGLGLAVSYNIIADHGGQLELSEPTRGSGAAFRIVLPVWDEKASPETEGGRDGQSG, from the coding sequence ATGGCAGGACGCCCCCCACGGCGGGTTGTTGTGGTGGACCCTGACGAAGGTGTATTGCGCTTGTGCCAGCGGGTGTTGGAACGCGCCGGTTTCGAAGTGGCTGTTTTCGATCAGGCTTATGATGCTCTGGATTACTTAGAGCAGAGGATGGCCGATGTGCTCATTGCCGACTCAGACACCCCTGCGATGAGCGGCTTTGCTTTGATGGAGCAGGCGCGATTATTGCAACCTAATCTCGCCGTGGTCATCATGAGCCGTTACGATACGATAGAAAATGCCGTAATGGCGCTCAATCAAGGCGCCAATGGCTTGTTGCTTAAGCCCTTTGAGCGGATGGCCCTTGTAGAAAGTGTGTGGCGCGCGGTGGCCCACCGCCAGCGGCAGGAAGAGACGGCTCGCATGGCTGCCCTGCGGCCGTTGTTCGATGTGGCCGAGGCGCTTATCTCCGAGCGGCGCCTCAAGCCGTTGCAAGCCCTTGTGGTAGAAAAAGTGCAGGAAGTGCTGCCCAGTTCTGCCGTGGGCCTGTATTTGTGGACACGGGATAGCGATGAAGGCTGTGTGTTGGCTTCTATTGGGAAAGTGTTGCCAGCCAACGCCCCTTTGTGGAAGAACGTGCCACCGCATCGGCATCCTGTGCGGTTGGATATCCAGAGCAGCGAAGGTGAGGAGCGGGCATTGCTGGAAGCCTACGGCTGGAGCAGTGTATTGCTGGCTGTGGTGCCTCGCGAAGAACGCCGTTATGCCTTGCTGGTTGCCCGGGAGCAAATGCCCTTTTTCCACGACGAGGTGGACGCCACGGCGTTGGGCATTCTGGCACGGCTGGCGGCCACGGCGCTGGAAAGCGCCCGTCTCTACGAAGATTTGCATCACTCGTTGGAAGAACTGCGGCGTTCTCAACAGGCCCTGGCCCAGGCTGAAAAAATGGCCGCGGTGGGGCGGTTGACCGGTTCGTTGGCGCACGAGGTCAACAACCCTATCCAGGCTGTGCGCAACAGCCTTTACCTGGCAACACACCCTGAAATTGAGGAGGACCGGCGGCAGCAATATCTGCATTTGGCAACCGAGGAAATCGAGCGTCTTTCGGCGCTGGTGCACCGGATGCTGAATTTCTACCGCCCGGGGAAGGTGGAGCGTCAGGCGGTTTCGCTGGCTGGGCTGGCGAAGCGGGTGGTTGGCCTGTTGGCTGCCCAGTTGGAAAAGCATCACATCGAGGTCACGCTCGATGTGCCGGCCACGCTGCCGCCGGTGTATGGCGTGGAAGACCAGTTGCAGCAGGTGGTGTTGAACCTGGTGCTGAACGCGATGGAAGCCATGCCGGAAGGAGGGCGGTTGTTTGTGCTGGGCTGGGCTATGGGTGAGAAAGTGGTGCTGGCAGTGGAAGATACCGGGCCGGGCATTGCTTCGGAAGTCCGCGACCGGCTTTTCGAGCCACTGGTCAGCACCAAAGAAAGCGGCACGGGGTTAGGGCTGGCGGTGAGTTACAATATCATCGCTGACCACGGGGGGCAACTGGAACTGAGTGAGCCCACGCGCGGAAGCGGCGCGGCTTTCCGCATTGTGTTGCCTGTGTGGGATGAAAAGGCGTCGCCAGAGACGGAGGGAGGTCGTGATGGACAGTCGGGGTAG